In Salvia miltiorrhiza cultivar Shanhuang (shh) unplaced genomic scaffold, IMPLAD_Smil_shh original_scaffold_209, whole genome shotgun sequence, the following proteins share a genomic window:
- the LOC131003354 gene encoding NAC transcription factor NAM-B2-like has translation MGFELPWDGILDRDVYGDGAEPWNVFSDADDAYWHTKKEGGATKKTIYVFTKLTKATSKSTRNSRIAGCGTWSGQTGPKDITHSDTGEIIGCMRMLTFKCSKAADKDSGHWNMHEYALTDAGLTATGLTSTDLVLCKITKTIKKASEVPAPFCFPLIDSGTPTTTGKRGGGDIEQEGCKRPKCSGEGFLEAAIMDDFNLDGIDLDKLYFDFSSTDFESLL, from the coding sequence ATGGGTTTTGAGTTACCTTGGGACGGAATCCTCGACAGAGACGTCTACGGCGACGGTGCAGAGCCGTGGAACGTATTCTCCGACGCGGACGACGCCTACTGGCACACCAAGAAAGAAGGCGGCGCCACCAAGAAAACAATCTACGTCTTCACCAAACTCACCAAGGCGACGTCCAAGTCCACCCGGAATTCCAGAATAGCCGGTTGCGGCACGTGGAGCGGCCAAACCGGCCCCAAAGACATCACGCATTCCGACACCGGCGAGATCATCGGATGCATGAGAATGCTGACGTTTAAATGTTCCAAGGCGGCGGACAAGGATTCAGGACATTGGAACATGCACGAGTACGCTCTTACCGACGCCGGATTGACGGCGACCGGGCTAACGAGCACCGATTTGGTGTTGTGCAAGATCACCAAGACTATCAAGAAGGCGTCTGAAGTTCCGGCGCCGTTTTGTTTCCCGTTGATCGACAGTGGAACTCCGACAACGACGGGGAAGAGAGGTGGCGGAGACATAGAGCAAGAAGGTTGCAAGAGACCTAAATGCAGTGGTGAGGGGTTTCTAGAGGCAGCGATTATGGACGATTTCAACTTGGACGGCATAGACTTGGACaagttatattttgattttagttCAACTGATTTTGAATCTTTGTTATGA
- the LOC131003371 gene encoding ATP-dependent zinc metalloprotease FTSH, chloroplastic-like codes for MSLIIALQVGLPGKTLLAKAVAREADVPFISCSASEFVELYVGLGASRVRDIFARAKKEAPSIIFIDEVCDGGLNESYVELKRLVNSQEKLYQMAS; via the exons ATGTCCTTGATAATAGCACTTCAG GTTGGTCTACCAGGTAAAACACTTCTAGCAAAAGCTGTTGCCAGAGAGGCTGATGTTCCTTTCATCAGCTGTTCTGCAAGTGAATTTGTAGAGCTGTATGTTGGTTTGGGGGCCTCTCGTGTCAGAGATATTTTTGCTCGGGCAAAGAAGGAGGCTCCATCCATTATATTCATAGATGAG GTTTGTGATGGTGGATTAAATGAGTCGTACGTTGAGCTGAagaggcttgtgaattcacaagaaaagttATACCAGATGGCTAGCTAG